TAGGGatttaaaaaaagttttacTTCAATCAAACAATACTATTTGATTGGGTAGCAAACCATTATGTTAAATgaattttgtgatttttccTTTTACATAGAACTATCACAGGTTCGGTTAGCGGTACCGCATATACCACATATTCTTCACCATCACATAATTATATAGTCTCTGCTGTTCCAGATGATGTAGATCCGTGATGGTTTTCACCACTTTCTCGTCGTTGAAGTGGCTTTTAGGTGGGGCTTCCAGGAGATTTCCCGTCGTAAACCACTTGAGGTTCGAGAAGTGCTTCCTCACACTCTCCCGCAGAGCAACTCCACTGAAAACTGGGGTGCGGTACAGATCAAACATATTCTTCTTGCCGTACTTCTCGTGGATCGCATCTACGGTCTTGTCCAGATCCGGCTGCTTGGCGTGATATATGACCCATAGCTTTCTTTGTGGGGCACGGAGATCTGTTAAGCTAAGAACTCCAAAGAATTCCACTATGTAGGGATTGAGTTTGGGTGTTGCAGCTTTTGGTTTTATATAGAACAATCTCCTCAAATGGCTGTCGATTTCCTCATCCAGGTCGTAATCTCCTTCTGCAAATCGGGTATTAATCATCGTGGATGttccaaataaataatttgccGTTTTAATTACCcgagttcttatcaattactGAATTTGTTGTCATATTTTAATAACGAGTTGACTATTCCTTCTCTGACTGCTGAATGCGTGTTAACTTCCTACGCACTCTTCTTAAATACCCAACGAATTCGATTTCAACTGATTTGCAAAATGTTTGTTTCGTTCTGTTTACGATTTCCAATTTCACAACAAAAGAGCTTTTTAATGCAACCCTGTGGACTATCGAAAAATAGTGagctttaattgttttgtttttttttttaatacctACTAATGCAGAGAAATAGGGTGTTTATGTTTCTTGATTAGGATGATTGGATGGGTCGACACATCTATGACTGTGCCTTTTGACTCCAAGATATGTACTAATATAACCGCAAGCTACTTGTGTGTGTACATATTTTATTCGacacatttttataaatcATTTAACTTGACCAATAGGTTGTAATATGTATTACAAATACCccttatatacatatacagatATCGCTTTTAGTCAAAAGATTAGTCCATTCAATTATTGTTGTCGAATTCTCATTAAGTAACGGGTAACTGTTAGTCGATGTTTTTAGTTAGTTTAATGTTTAGCAGGTGGTGGTTTTTGATCATTATACCGTCGAAACCAGTCGTGTTGTATCATTATATAGTCGAAGATTCTTTTTTGCTCCTTGTTATGCAAGTCTGAAACTGTTTTCACGAGTCTTTCATCATTATAATAACTATTTAGTGGAGCTTCCAATAGATTTCTGCTTGTGAACCATTTTAAGTTGGAGAAATATTCTCTGACGATTTTATGAAATCCCACTCCGCTGAATGTTGCGATCAGAAATATTTCTCTGACATTCCTATTGCCATATTTCTTGCGAATCCTTTCCAGAACCTTTAACCTTTCTGATCTAAGGCCATAATAAATGTACCACCGTTTTTGGGTGGCGACATTTGGCTCGTCAATACTGAATATTCCGAAATATTCTATCGTATCAGGATCCAAAGGAGTGGGTTCTGCAACTGACTTCATATAAAATAGACGTCTCCAGTACTTTTCCAACTTATCGTCCATGTTGCCAATATTCCCTGCTATTAAGAAATGTAATCAGATGAAAACTTAAGGTGATTCATAGGCTTTACCCATTGATAAGCGTTCGGCAATTTTGCCTTCCTACCTCAACAAGCGTTAAAAGAATACTGGtttgcatttatgtatttattaaaGCTTTATTCTAGAAAATCTTATACAGAAATGAAACTCTGTTATGCATTTATGTGTCGATATGTACACGATTTATACAGATTACTACTAGACATAAGGTAATCGAAGTATCTTCTCCTTTCGTCCTGATATAAATCTGCGATTGTGTTTACCACTTTCTCGTCATTGAAGGAGCTATTTTGAGGGGCTTCCAAAATATTTCCCTTTACTTGCCACTTAAGTTCTTTGAAGTGGTGCTTAACCCGGGATCGCATTCCAGCCCCTGTATATACCGGTTTTCTGAACAGCTCGTACATATTCCTTTGGCCATATTT
This genomic interval from Drosophila mauritiana strain mau12 chromosome 2R, ASM438214v1, whole genome shotgun sequence contains the following:
- the LOC117137607 gene encoding uncharacterized protein LOC117137607 isoform X1, whose translation is MAGNIGNMDDKLEKYWRRLFYMKSVAEPTPLDPDTIEYFGIFSIDEPNVATQKRWYIYYGLRSERLKVLERIRKKYGNRNVREIFLIATFSGVGFHKIVREYFSNLKWFTSRNLLEAPLNSYYNDERLVKTVSDLHNKEQKRIFDYIMIQHDWFRRYNDQKPPPAKH
- the LOC117137607 gene encoding uncharacterized protein LOC117137607 isoform X2 → MGNIGNMDDKLEKYWRRLFYMKSVAEPTPLDPDTIEYFGIFSIDEPNVATQKRWYIYYGLRSERLKVLERIRKKYGNRNVREIFLIATFSGVGFHKIVREYFSNLKWFTSRNLLEAPLNSYYNDERLVKTVSDLHNKEQKRIFDYIMIQHDWFRRYNDQKPPPAKH
- the LOC117137606 gene encoding uncharacterized protein LOC117137606, coding for MTTNSVIDKNSEGDYDLDEEIDSHLRRLFYIKPKAATPKLNPYIVEFFGVLSLTDLRAPQRKLWVIYHAKQPDLDKTVDAIHEKYGKKNMFDLYRTPVFSGVALRESVRKHFSNLKWFTTGNLLEAPPKSHFNDEKVVKTITDLHHLEQQRLYNYVMVKNMWYMRYR
- the LOC117137605 gene encoding uncharacterized protein LOC117137605, which encodes MTTSAVEAPNSAYPDLEKRLERYLRSVFGLKEIDTKNEYDPTEVEYFGLLSLCDVRAPRRKLWYMYYATTDQVDKTVDQIHRKYGQRNMYELFRKPVYTGAGMRSRVKHHFKELKWQVKGNILEAPQNSSFNDEKVVNTIADLYQDERRRYFDYLMSSSNLYKSCTYRHINA
- the LOC117137607 gene encoding uncharacterized protein LOC117137607 isoform X3, with the translated sequence MDDKLEKYWRRLFYMKSVAEPTPLDPDTIEYFGIFSIDEPNVATQKRWYIYYGLRSERLKVLERIRKKYGNRNVREIFLIATFSGVGFHKIVREYFSNLKWFTSRNLLEAPLNSYYNDERLVKTVSDLHNKEQKRIFDYIMIQHDWFRRYNDQKPPPAKH